From one Acinonyx jubatus isolate Ajub_Pintada_27869175 chromosome B1, VMU_Ajub_asm_v1.0, whole genome shotgun sequence genomic stretch:
- the LOC106981103 gene encoding 60S ribosomal protein L39-like has product MFSHETFRIKGFLAKRQKQNRPISQWIQMKTGNKIRYNSKRRHWKRTKQGL; this is encoded by the coding sequence ATGTTTTCTCATGAGACTTTTAGAATCAAGGGATTCCTGGCCAAGAGACAAAAGCAGAATCGTCCCATTTCCCAGTGGATTCAGATGAAAACTGGTAATAAAATCAGGTACAACTCCAAGAGGAGGCATTGGAAAAGAACCAAGCAGGGTCTGTAA